A region from the uncultured Draconibacterium sp. genome encodes:
- a CDS encoding PEP/pyruvate-binding domain-containing protein, with protein sequence MDIDSITLSSIYKKRKNDRDIFQELMPTKVKEVLLVATLYDSYSIVREGQFSDKIFGEYLQLNLYAAPRFTSVHTQEEALLILEHRDFDLIIVMAGMDKDTPVATANAIRNERPRVPLLLLVNNNADLRFFQTERRRLSFIDRIFVWNGNSNVFMAMIKYIEDKSNVARDTQNGSVRIILLVEDSIQYYSRYLPMLYTTVMTQTQVLVNEDAKDELHKILRMRARPKVILVDNYEEAVKFINSYRRYMLCVISDVRFERGGVEDEDAGIELLKYTQSTRKFPIPLLLQSSDISNAKRAKEVGADFINKNSESLSMDIFNFLYRRLGFGNFVFKGTDGLPITQARNLTEFQEKFRDIPEGSLQYHGSRNSFSTWLMARGEINLAELLMPIQLSDFNSPEELRQFCLNSFKKIRFERLRGTIVNFDSEFVSSSRFIVRMAKGSLGGKGRGIAFICNFIENIDFSKLIPEMNIRIPSTSVIGALQFDKFVEMNNLYDDIYSLNDYDAIRKHFLDSEFDDKIRGRLMDYLQKIERPLAVRSSGLFEDSLLQPFSGVYATYLIPNNHPDIEVRYQQLETAIKLVYSSIFTDSAQAYFDAVSYKIEEEKMAVVIQEVIGHEYNNKYYPTLSGVAQSYNYYPIAYMEPDDGFSVAAVGLGMYVVGGENAFRFCPRYPTINAAALKDQMRDTQRQFYAIDLSNPNIDMLSDGENAAIKKYRIKEAEKDGTLEHSASTYIIENDDLIPGIHGPGPKVVDFANILKYNHLPLADVLQLLLKLFKEAMGSPVEIEYSIDLEPAENGKPTLYLLQIKPLIRTEAQVEVDIEMVEEERVFMYAERGMGNGKMENIRDVVYVDPDKFDKLKTKQMAREISQLNDWFDEQGREYILIGPGRWGSRDPFTGIPVLWAHISKAKIIVEMGLPDFPLDASLGSHFFHNVTSMNVGYFSVPHNSRKTRLKMEALKQQEVLRETEFIKHVQFNKPLTVLMNGRDRRALIHC encoded by the coding sequence ATGGACATCGACAGCATAACTCTCTCCAGTATTTATAAAAAGCGAAAAAACGACCGCGATATTTTCCAGGAATTAATGCCCACCAAAGTAAAGGAAGTGCTTTTGGTAGCTACGCTATACGATTCATATTCGATTGTCAGGGAAGGGCAGTTCAGCGATAAAATTTTTGGCGAGTACCTGCAGTTAAACCTGTATGCTGCCCCACGCTTTACCAGTGTACATACCCAGGAAGAGGCATTGCTTATTCTGGAACATCGCGATTTCGACCTCATCATTGTAATGGCAGGTATGGATAAAGACACACCGGTAGCAACTGCCAATGCCATACGCAACGAGCGCCCACGGGTGCCGCTTTTGTTGCTGGTAAATAACAATGCCGATCTGCGTTTCTTTCAAACCGAGCGCAGAAGACTAAGTTTTATCGACCGTATTTTTGTGTGGAATGGCAATTCGAATGTGTTTATGGCCATGATTAAATACATTGAGGACAAAAGCAATGTGGCACGCGATACCCAAAATGGTAGCGTTCGGATAATCTTGCTGGTTGAAGACAGCATTCAATACTACTCGCGCTACCTGCCAATGCTTTACACCACGGTAATGACACAAACACAGGTGTTGGTTAACGAAGATGCAAAAGACGAACTGCACAAAATACTGCGTATGCGTGCCCGCCCAAAAGTAATACTGGTCGATAATTACGAAGAAGCCGTAAAGTTTATAAACAGTTACCGCCGCTACATGCTCTGTGTTATTTCGGATGTGAGATTCGAGCGGGGCGGGGTAGAGGATGAAGATGCGGGTATTGAATTGCTGAAATATACCCAAAGCACACGGAAATTTCCGATACCCTTGCTGCTGCAATCGAGCGATATTTCAAATGCAAAACGCGCCAAAGAAGTAGGAGCTGATTTTATCAATAAAAACTCCGAAAGCCTGTCGATGGATATCTTTAATTTTTTGTACCGCCGTTTGGGCTTCGGAAATTTTGTTTTTAAAGGTACCGATGGTTTACCCATCACTCAGGCCCGAAACCTGACTGAGTTCCAGGAGAAATTCAGAGATATCCCGGAGGGATCGTTGCAGTATCATGGCAGCCGTAATTCCTTTTCAACCTGGCTGATGGCACGTGGCGAAATTAATCTTGCCGAATTGCTGATGCCCATTCAGCTTTCCGACTTTAACTCGCCCGAAGAGCTGCGCCAGTTTTGTCTTAATAGTTTTAAAAAAATACGTTTCGAACGCCTGCGCGGTACCATCGTTAATTTCGACTCGGAATTTGTTTCATCAAGCCGTTTTATAGTGCGTATGGCAAAAGGATCGCTCGGAGGCAAGGGAAGAGGAATTGCTTTTATCTGCAATTTTATCGAGAACATCGATTTTTCAAAACTAATTCCCGAAATGAATATCCGTATTCCTTCCACATCAGTAATCGGCGCTTTGCAGTTCGATAAGTTCGTGGAAATGAATAACCTTTACGACGATATTTATTCGTTAAACGATTACGATGCCATACGGAAACACTTTCTGGACTCGGAGTTCGACGATAAAATAAGGGGCCGGCTAATGGATTACCTCCAAAAAATTGAACGTCCGTTGGCTGTGCGCTCGTCGGGATTGTTTGAAGACTCCTTGCTGCAGCCCTTTTCGGGGGTTTATGCCACCTATCTCATCCCCAATAATCACCCCGATATTGAGGTGCGTTACCAACAGTTAGAAACGGCAATAAAGTTGGTGTACTCCAGTATTTTTACCGATTCGGCACAGGCTTATTTCGATGCGGTGAGCTACAAGATTGAAGAAGAAAAAATGGCGGTGGTTATCCAGGAAGTGATTGGCCACGAATACAATAATAAGTATTACCCCACACTCTCGGGGGTGGCGCAATCGTACAATTATTACCCTATTGCCTATATGGAACCCGACGATGGTTTTTCGGTAGCCGCAGTGGGGCTTGGCATGTATGTGGTGGGCGGTGAAAATGCCTTTCGGTTTTGCCCAAGATACCCCACAATTAATGCGGCAGCACTAAAAGACCAGATGCGCGATACCCAGCGGCAATTTTATGCCATCGACCTTTCAAACCCCAATATCGATATGCTTAGCGATGGCGAAAATGCGGCCATAAAAAAGTACCGGATAAAAGAAGCCGAAAAAGATGGTACGCTCGAACACTCGGCCTCCACTTATATTATTGAGAATGACGATCTTATTCCCGGAATTCATGGCCCGGGACCAAAAGTGGTTGATTTTGCCAATATATTAAAATACAATCATTTGCCACTGGCCGATGTGTTGCAACTCTTGCTAAAATTGTTTAAGGAGGCTATGGGCTCGCCGGTAGAAATTGAATACTCCATTGATTTGGAACCTGCCGAAAACGGCAAACCTACCCTTTACCTCTTGCAAATAAAACCCCTGATACGTACCGAAGCGCAGGTAGAAGTAGATATTGAAATGGTTGAAGAAGAAAGAGTGTTTATGTATGCCGAGCGCGGAATGGGTAACGGAAAAATGGAAAATATTCGCGATGTGGTTTATGTAGACCCCGATAAGTTTGATAAGCTGAAAACCAAACAAATGGCCCGCGAAATTAGCCAGTTAAACGACTGGTTTGATGAACAGGGCCGCGAATATATACTTATCGGCCCGGGGCGCTGGGGCTCGCGCGATCCTTTTACCGGAATTCCCGTGCTGTGGGCGCATATATCAAAAGCAAAAATTATTGTTGAAATGGGCTTGCCCGATTTTCCGCTCGATGCCTCGTTGGGATCGCACTTTTTTCATAACGTAACCTCAATGAATGTGGGCTACTTTTCGGTACCACATAACTCGCGCAAAACACGCCTTAAAATGGAGGCCCTGAAGCAACAAGAGGTACTGCGCGAAACCGAGTTTATAAAACATGTACAGTTTAATAAACCACTAACTGTTTTAATGAATGGAAGAGACCGGCGGGCATTGATTCATTGTTAA
- a CDS encoding TonB-dependent receptor, with the protein MKRKVLLIPIVLCLFLVKAYSQEKYTISGIISDAENGETMIGATISVKELSATGTITNAYGYYSLTLPKGEYTVVFSYIGYQSVETIVNLNDDKRLDYKLSADSETLEEIVVNAKKKNENIISEEIGIENLKPQEIKKIPVLFGEQDVIKTLTLTPGVKTSAEGSGGMFVRGGNNSQNLVLLDEATVYNSSHLMGFFSTFNSDAIKDLTLYKGTAPSQYGGRISSVMDVKMNEGNNQKYHVGGSIGLISAKANIEGPIIKDKGSFLITGRRTYADMFLKLSSDESLNNNQLYFYDFNAKANYKINQNNRIFLSGYMGRDYFNIQDMFGLDWGNITGTLRWNHIWNSKLFSNTSLIYSDYDYKVSIMNESDDDFSLTSVIGNVNLKHDFQYFISDKNSLAFGLYGRYNTITPGQVEFSEDSDFKPIELQEKYTFETGAYFGHDWKPSDKWNISYGVRLNAFYLLGPGDFYDYTNGIVSDTTTFKSGEIVQSYYNIEPRLNMAYVLNQANSFKFSYTRNTQNLHLLQNSNSSTPTDIWISSSNNVKPEIGDQISLGYFRNFSDNKYQFSSEVYYKWMQNQIDLKNGAELQANEFLEGELLYGDGRAYGLELMLRKKTGRLSGWLSYTLSRTEKLMDGINENNWYPAKQDATHDISVVGIYDLSDKWSLSATWVYNTGNAVTFPSGKYEIEDGVQFYYTERNGYRMPAYHRLDLGATWNIKKTDKFESSLNFSIYNAYGRKNAYSIDFEEDENDPTKTVAIKTYLFTYIPSITYNFKF; encoded by the coding sequence ATGAAAAGAAAAGTATTGTTGATACCAATTGTACTATGTTTATTCCTGGTGAAAGCTTATTCACAGGAAAAATATACAATTAGTGGGATTATTTCAGATGCCGAAAACGGCGAAACAATGATTGGGGCTACAATCTCAGTTAAGGAGCTTTCAGCTACGGGTACAATAACCAATGCTTATGGTTATTACTCTCTCACCTTACCCAAAGGAGAATATACTGTTGTTTTTAGTTATATCGGTTATCAGTCTGTTGAAACTATCGTTAACTTAAATGATGACAAGCGGCTTGATTACAAATTATCAGCTGATTCAGAAACTTTAGAAGAGATTGTTGTAAATGCAAAAAAGAAAAATGAGAATATTATCTCAGAAGAAATCGGCATTGAGAATTTAAAACCACAGGAAATAAAGAAAATTCCTGTTTTATTTGGTGAGCAAGATGTGATTAAGACGCTCACGTTAACTCCCGGAGTTAAAACATCAGCAGAAGGCAGTGGAGGCATGTTTGTGCGCGGTGGTAATAATTCTCAGAATCTGGTTTTATTGGATGAGGCTACCGTATATAATTCAAGTCATTTAATGGGATTCTTTTCCACTTTTAACAGCGATGCCATTAAAGACCTTACACTATACAAAGGGACTGCACCTAGCCAATATGGTGGTCGTATTTCATCAGTTATGGATGTTAAAATGAACGAAGGAAATAATCAAAAATATCATGTAGGTGGTAGTATAGGATTAATATCTGCCAAAGCTAATATAGAAGGCCCAATTATAAAGGATAAAGGTTCTTTTCTAATTACTGGCAGAAGAACATATGCCGACATGTTTCTGAAACTTTCTTCTGATGAATCATTGAATAATAACCAATTATACTTTTACGATTTTAATGCCAAGGCAAACTATAAAATCAATCAAAACAATCGAATTTTTCTATCAGGATATATGGGTAGAGATTATTTCAATATTCAGGATATGTTTGGTTTAGACTGGGGTAATATTACAGGTACACTAAGATGGAATCATATTTGGAACAGTAAGCTTTTTAGTAACACTTCACTTATTTATTCCGATTACGATTATAAAGTTTCAATAATGAATGAGAGTGATGATGATTTTAGTTTAACATCAGTTATTGGTAATGTTAATTTAAAACATGATTTTCAATACTTTATTAGCGATAAAAACTCACTGGCTTTTGGTTTATATGGCAGGTATAATACAATAACACCTGGTCAGGTAGAGTTTTCTGAAGATTCAGATTTTAAGCCCATTGAATTACAAGAAAAATACACTTTTGAAACAGGCGCATATTTTGGTCATGATTGGAAACCTTCAGATAAGTGGAATATATCCTATGGTGTAAGATTAAATGCATTCTATCTTTTAGGTCCAGGTGATTTCTACGATTATACTAATGGAATTGTATCGGATACAACCACTTTTAAATCGGGCGAAATAGTCCAAAGCTATTATAATATAGAACCTCGATTAAATATGGCTTACGTATTAAATCAGGCAAATTCATTTAAATTTTCCTATACCAGAAATACGCAAAATTTGCATCTGCTTCAAAATTCCAACTCATCAACACCAACTGATATTTGGATATCTTCCAGCAACAATGTAAAACCTGAAATTGGCGACCAAATTTCGTTAGGGTACTTCCGAAATTTTAGTGATAATAAATATCAGTTTTCAAGCGAAGTTTACTATAAATGGATGCAAAATCAAATTGACCTTAAAAATGGTGCAGAACTGCAAGCAAATGAATTCCTTGAAGGTGAATTGTTATACGGAGACGGAAGGGCATACGGTTTAGAATTAATGCTGCGTAAAAAGACTGGAAGATTATCTGGTTGGTTATCTTATACATTGTCTCGAACCGAAAAACTTATGGATGGTATTAATGAAAACAATTGGTATCCGGCAAAACAAGACGCAACGCACGATATTTCTGTTGTTGGTATTTATGACTTAAGTGATAAATGGAGTTTATCGGCTACTTGGGTGTACAATACAGGTAATGCCGTTACCTTCCCAAGTGGCAAATATGAAATAGAAGATGGAGTACAATTTTATTATACCGAAAGAAATGGGTATCGAATGCCTGCATATCATCGATTGGATTTAGGTGCTACATGGAATATAAAAAAGACCGATAAGTTTGAGAGTTCTCTAAACTTTTCAATATATAATGCCTATGGTCGTAAGAATGCCTATTCCATCGATTTCGAAGAAGATGAAAATGACCCTACCAAAACAGTGGCAATCAAAACATATCTTTTCACTTACATTCCTTCAATAACGTATAATTTCAAATTTTAA
- a CDS encoding FtsX-like permease family protein yields the protein MAKSVNIQIASVHLTSKFWQTFVAIMGVTFGVSMYIFMNSFMNGVNKTQDDLAFSALSHIRIYNQDNNHSYNPIESEYDNSQTVFNIHNRKSIQYTSGIKNSSGIVSLVEKQEEVVAVARQINFSVFFRSGSKKINGRVSGIELEQEDKLFKSSEIITQGNWNNLQTHKSGIIIGKLLAEDLGLQVNSSINVLTSDGVSRNYIVVGIFESSLKDIDKTKAYLNITAARQLIGENSDYASDILINIEDRDNTVPVVKKLGLLIPFQIESWQEANEQLVAGASLRNVIAIAVSFTILLVAGFGIYNIMNMTINEKIKEIAILKATGFSGNDIKSIFLAQAGAIGLLGGFLGVVLGYLISLLINQVPFNVASLETLPIYFRVQDFVLAVVFGVLTTLIAGYLPSRKAAKVDPVTIIRG from the coding sequence ATGGCTAAATCAGTAAATATTCAAATAGCTAGTGTTCACCTTACCTCAAAGTTTTGGCAAACTTTTGTAGCCATTATGGGAGTTACATTTGGTGTCTCTATGTATATTTTCATGAATAGTTTTATGAATGGTGTTAACAAAACACAAGACGACCTTGCATTTAGTGCTTTATCTCATATCCGCATTTACAATCAGGACAATAATCATTCTTACAATCCTATCGAAAGTGAATACGATAATTCTCAAACTGTATTTAATATTCATAACCGAAAAAGCATTCAATATACAAGTGGTATTAAGAATTCTTCCGGCATTGTTTCATTAGTAGAAAAGCAGGAAGAAGTTGTTGCTGTTGCCCGCCAAATAAACTTTAGCGTATTTTTTAGGAGCGGGTCAAAAAAGATAAATGGAAGAGTTTCTGGTATTGAATTAGAACAGGAGGACAAGCTATTTAAAAGTTCAGAAATAATTACCCAAGGCAATTGGAACAATTTACAAACCCATAAATCGGGTATTATTATTGGAAAATTGTTAGCTGAAGACCTCGGCTTACAAGTAAATAGCAGCATAAATGTGCTAACCTCCGATGGCGTATCCAGGAACTACATTGTTGTTGGAATTTTTGAAAGTTCCCTAAAAGATATAGATAAAACAAAAGCCTATTTAAATATCACAGCAGCGCGTCAATTAATAGGTGAAAACTCTGATTATGCCAGTGATATTTTAATAAATATTGAAGACCGGGATAATACAGTACCCGTTGTTAAAAAACTAGGCTTACTAATCCCTTTTCAAATTGAGTCATGGCAGGAAGCCAACGAACAATTGGTAGCTGGCGCATCTCTGCGCAATGTTATCGCTATTGCTGTTTCATTTACCATTTTATTAGTGGCTGGTTTTGGTATTTATAATATCATGAATATGACCATTAATGAGAAGATTAAAGAAATAGCAATCCTCAAAGCAACAGGATTTTCGGGTAATGATATTAAATCCATATTTCTTGCCCAAGCCGGAGCAATTGGTCTATTGGGTGGATTTTTAGGCGTTGTTCTTGGTTACTTAATTTCATTGCTGATTAATCAAGTTCCCTTCAACGTGGCTAGCCTGGAAACCTTACCCATTTACTTCCGGGTTCAGGATTTTGTTCTTGCAGTAGTTTTTGGTGTTTTAACCACCCTAATAGCAGGTTATTTACCATCAAGAAAAGCAGCAAAGGTTGACCCAGTAACAATAATTCGTGGATAA
- a CDS encoding DUF1015 family protein: MAIIKPFKGLRPQKEIVEELACLPYDVMNSEEAAVMAKGKEKSLLRITKAEIECPEVDDIHSETVYNKAVENFKAFQEKGWLQEDAEAKYYIYAQTMNGITQYGIVGAAACADYDNGIIKKHELTRPEKEEDRMVLTRYLNANIEPVFFAYKAVAEIDAIVENIVKSKAADYDFTAEDGFGHHFWTVDDAETNDKLEQLFEEKVPFTYVADGHHRTAAAARIGAEKTGQNPNHAGNEAYNYFMAVHFPDNQLQIIDYNRVVTDLNGLSEIDFLAELSKGFDVENMGTEIFKPSALHEFSLYLAGSWYKLTAKEGTYDDSDPIGILDVTILSNQVLEPILDIKDLRTSKRIDFVGGIRGLAELKRRVDSGEMKAAFALYPVSMQQLINIADSGNIMPPKTTWFEPKLRSGLVIHKLD; encoded by the coding sequence ATGGCGATAATAAAACCATTTAAAGGACTTCGTCCACAAAAAGAAATTGTTGAAGAGCTGGCATGCCTTCCGTACGATGTGATGAATTCGGAAGAAGCAGCTGTAATGGCAAAAGGTAAAGAAAAATCTTTGTTGCGCATAACCAAAGCCGAAATTGAATGCCCTGAAGTTGACGACATTCATTCGGAAACTGTGTACAACAAAGCCGTTGAAAACTTTAAGGCCTTTCAGGAAAAAGGCTGGCTACAGGAAGATGCCGAGGCGAAGTATTACATTTATGCACAAACCATGAATGGAATAACGCAATACGGAATTGTTGGTGCTGCTGCCTGTGCCGATTACGACAATGGCATAATTAAAAAACACGAACTTACCCGCCCTGAAAAGGAGGAAGACCGTATGGTGTTAACGCGTTATTTAAATGCCAACATCGAGCCGGTATTTTTTGCGTACAAAGCCGTGGCTGAAATTGATGCCATTGTGGAGAACATTGTAAAAAGCAAAGCTGCCGATTACGATTTTACCGCCGAAGATGGATTTGGCCATCATTTCTGGACCGTCGACGATGCCGAAACAAATGACAAACTAGAGCAGCTTTTTGAAGAAAAAGTACCGTTTACCTACGTAGCCGATGGTCATCACCGAACTGCTGCTGCTGCACGTATTGGCGCCGAAAAAACCGGGCAAAATCCAAATCATGCTGGCAACGAAGCCTATAATTATTTTATGGCCGTGCATTTTCCTGATAACCAATTGCAAATTATCGACTACAATCGCGTAGTTACCGATTTAAACGGCTTGTCGGAAATCGATTTTCTTGCAGAACTGTCGAAAGGTTTTGATGTGGAGAACATGGGAACTGAAATTTTTAAACCATCGGCATTGCACGAATTCAGTTTGTACCTGGCCGGTAGCTGGTATAAATTAACGGCTAAAGAAGGAACTTACGACGATTCAGACCCGATTGGAATTCTGGACGTTACCATTCTTTCTAACCAGGTGCTGGAGCCTATTCTGGATATTAAAGATTTGCGTACCTCGAAACGTATTGATTTTGTTGGTGGAATTCGAGGTTTGGCAGAATTGAAGCGTAGGGTTGATTCGGGCGAAATGAAAGCTGCTTTTGCGCTTTACCCGGTATCAATGCAACAACTGATAAACATTGCCGACAGCGGAAATATTATGCCGCCAAAAACCACCTGGTTCGAACCTAAATTGCGTTCGGGTTTGGTTATTCATAAACTGGATTAA
- a CDS encoding DUF4249 domain-containing protein, whose amino-acid sequence MKIIQHIAAYFLALMILSSCTEEIDIDLNSSDPQIVIEGSVSTAGESLIKITESVNFDESNDFPKMRNAFVEITDNLGNSEILLESSEGIYSTTSFGGVEGRTYSLNVQIDDKTLESVSTIPNHVSFDSLIVIKASVPGFPGAQENDLYYEVRVQYKDPADEVNFYRFVEIVNNEITNSYVFDDRLNNGEYVTVPLLNFSRELLPGDVLQIEMQCIDGLVYEYFNSFGNTQGSSATPANPYSNISGSELGYFSAHTSEVKEKVIP is encoded by the coding sequence ATGAAAATTATTCAACATATAGCAGCATATTTTCTGGCATTGATGATATTATCATCTTGTACCGAAGAGATTGATATTGACCTTAACTCATCAGACCCACAGATTGTCATAGAGGGTAGTGTATCTACTGCAGGTGAGTCTCTTATCAAAATTACTGAATCTGTAAATTTTGATGAAAGTAATGATTTCCCAAAAATGAGGAATGCATTTGTGGAGATTACAGATAATCTTGGAAATAGTGAAATCCTTTTAGAATCCTCCGAAGGTATTTATTCAACTACCTCATTTGGTGGCGTGGAGGGCAGAACCTATTCCTTAAATGTTCAGATAGATGATAAAACGCTTGAATCTGTCAGTACTATTCCTAACCATGTTAGTTTTGATTCTCTAATTGTAATTAAAGCATCTGTACCTGGTTTTCCAGGAGCACAAGAAAATGATTTATATTATGAAGTAAGGGTGCAGTACAAAGACCCGGCTGATGAAGTAAACTTTTACCGTTTTGTAGAGATTGTAAATAATGAAATCACAAACTCCTATGTCTTTGATGATAGGTTAAATAATGGCGAATATGTTACTGTTCCATTACTAAATTTTTCACGAGAGCTTTTACCAGGTGATGTGTTGCAAATAGAGATGCAGTGTATTGATGGATTGGTTTATGAATATTTCAATAGTTTTGGCAATACTCAAGGCAGTTCTGCAACACCAGCAAATCCATATTCGAATATTTCAGGTTCCGAACTGGGTTATTTTAGTGCTCATACCTCAGAAGTGAAAGAAAAAGTGATTCCGTAA
- a CDS encoding ABC transporter ATP-binding protein — translation MENKTSLKIRNLVKYFHEPETFQVLKGVSFEVKKGEFLSIVGKSGSGKSTLLYVLSTMDTDYEGTLQINGDLLTGKTQNQLAAFRNEHIGFVFQFHYLLPEFSCLQNVMLPALKLGKYSTKEIEHKAYESLRLLDIEDQALKSANKLSGGQQQRVAIARALINNPSIIMSDEPTGNLDSKNTQAVLDIFKGLAKENGQTIICVTHDTDFANNTDRTIEMADGLII, via the coding sequence ATGGAAAACAAAACTTCATTAAAAATAAGAAACCTGGTAAAATATTTTCATGAACCTGAAACGTTTCAGGTATTGAAAGGTGTTTCGTTCGAAGTTAAAAAAGGTGAGTTTTTATCCATAGTTGGCAAATCAGGTTCTGGTAAGTCTACATTGTTGTACGTGCTTTCAACAATGGATACCGATTATGAAGGTACACTTCAAATTAACGGAGATTTACTAACCGGGAAGACACAAAATCAGTTGGCTGCATTCAGAAATGAACATATTGGTTTTGTATTTCAGTTTCATTATTTACTACCTGAATTTTCGTGCTTGCAAAATGTTATGCTGCCCGCATTAAAGTTGGGTAAATATTCAACAAAAGAGATTGAGCACAAAGCTTATGAAAGTCTGCGTTTGCTTGACATTGAAGACCAGGCACTGAAAAGTGCGAATAAGTTATCGGGAGGTCAGCAACAAAGAGTGGCTATTGCCCGGGCTCTCATTAACAATCCCTCAATTATTATGAGCGATGAACCAACGGGTAACCTTGATTCAAAAAACACTCAGGCTGTGCTTGATATATTTAAAGGATTGGCAAAAGAGAATGGACAAACCATTATCTGTGTAACCCACGACACGGATTTTGCAAATAATACAGACCGCACTATAGAAATGGCAGATGGCTTAATTATTTAA
- a CDS encoding efflux RND transporter periplasmic adaptor subunit gives MSKILLISGITLIFILSGCKQNNSTTPERKNIVEAVFASGNVITKNHYIVTSQTEGYLDKLHFNEGDSVKAGQSLFLIENESQVEQLDNAQANYEYSKSNAKDSSPVLEQLIAQKLQIKNKLETDSINFIRHQKLIKTAAVSKLDYEKAKLAYENSRQDLISIENQIADRKNILHLEVIKSKANLASQQNTSSFYEIASKVNGIILQINKTEGELIKRGEQVAEIGSGEFIAKLLIVEEDINKIKVGQEVFIELNTDKNKSYKAILSKVYPFFDSQEQSFIAEAKFTELVPKLISGTQLQANIKIKDKTNALVIPTEYLLPGDFILSKNKQKVKVAVGIRTSEWVEILSGIDETSTLLLPK, from the coding sequence ATGAGCAAAATACTTTTAATATCTGGTATTACATTAATATTTATTCTTTCTGGTTGTAAACAAAACAATTCAACCACACCTGAAAGGAAAAATATTGTTGAAGCAGTTTTTGCAAGTGGTAATGTAATTACTAAAAATCATTATATAGTAACCTCTCAAACCGAAGGTTATCTTGATAAATTACATTTCAACGAAGGAGATTCTGTCAAAGCAGGTCAGTCACTTTTCTTAATTGAAAATGAATCGCAAGTAGAACAACTGGATAATGCGCAAGCAAACTATGAATACTCCAAATCGAATGCAAAAGATAGCTCTCCCGTTTTAGAACAACTAATTGCGCAAAAACTTCAGATAAAGAATAAGCTTGAAACAGATTCAATCAATTTTATTAGACATCAAAAACTGATTAAAACAGCAGCTGTAAGTAAACTTGATTATGAAAAAGCAAAATTAGCCTATGAAAACAGCAGACAAGACCTTATATCTATTGAAAATCAGATAGCTGATAGAAAAAATATACTTCATTTAGAAGTTATAAAGAGCAAAGCCAATTTAGCATCTCAACAAAATACATCGTCATTTTATGAAATAGCAAGCAAGGTTAACGGAATTATTCTTCAAATTAATAAAACTGAAGGTGAGCTGATAAAAAGAGGAGAACAAGTCGCAGAAATTGGTTCTGGTGAATTTATTGCAAAGCTGTTAATCGTTGAAGAAGACATAAACAAAATTAAAGTTGGTCAGGAGGTTTTCATCGAACTAAATACGGATAAAAACAAAAGCTATAAAGCTATACTTTCTAAGGTTTACCCATTTTTCGATTCGCAGGAACAATCGTTTATTGCCGAGGCTAAATTTACAGAGCTTGTTCCCAAATTAATATCAGGGACACAACTACAGGCGAATATAAAAATAAAGGATAAGACTAACGCTCTGGTGATTCCAACTGAATATCTATTACCGGGAGATTTTATTCTATCTAAAAATAAACAGAAAGTTAAAGTAGCGGTAGGCATTAGAACTTCGGAATGGGTTGAAATTCTTTCGGGTATAGATGAAACATCAACTTTACTACTCCCTAAATAA